The proteins below are encoded in one region of Kineosporiaceae bacterium:
- a CDS encoding terminase, with protein sequence MTLLGKVTPRLMTPPAVTGPPGPCICGECALTPATSLGFSVIEFAEMVGMPLLDWQKLLVVHGMELLPNGLPRFRTVLACIARQSGKTSLLKVVAAWWLMVQQVPLVMGLSTKLETAAEAWRGCLELLRSDPELAQLIADVRKTNGQECITTTDGSRYKIAAANDDAGRGLTIHRLILDEIRQQKTWHTWSAAVKAMTAVADAQAWCISNAGSDDSVVLNSLRASALSQEPDAEDPIGLFEWSAPDGCAIDDPEAWVQANPSLGLIVTEAAIRSALVTDPEPVFRVEVLCQRVRSMSPVVAAESWNRCFEPGDLDSLRSRVALCFDVSLDGQHATLVAAAVQDDGRVRVEPVTSWSGPTCVTDLERDLPSAVARIKPRALGWLPSGPAAAVAASMAKRFGWPPRGVKVEEIRGDLPAACMGLAKEIEAGTLVHSADPLLTAHVTTSERKAQGDRWVFTRKGAGHCDAAYSTAGAVHLARHMPAKRRASGVIAVPA encoded by the coding sequence GTGACCCTGCTCGGCAAGGTCACCCCGCGGCTGATGACGCCACCGGCTGTGACCGGCCCGCCAGGTCCGTGCATCTGCGGTGAGTGCGCCCTGACGCCGGCTACGTCGCTCGGCTTCTCGGTCATCGAGTTCGCCGAGATGGTCGGCATGCCGTTGCTCGACTGGCAGAAGCTGCTCGTGGTCCACGGCATGGAACTGCTACCGAACGGCCTCCCCAGATTCCGCACCGTCCTCGCGTGCATCGCGAGACAGTCGGGAAAAACGAGCCTGCTCAAGGTCGTAGCCGCGTGGTGGCTGATGGTTCAGCAGGTGCCGCTGGTGATGGGCCTTTCAACCAAGCTCGAAACGGCCGCCGAAGCATGGCGCGGTTGTCTCGAGCTACTGCGCTCCGATCCTGAACTGGCGCAACTCATTGCCGACGTCCGCAAGACGAACGGCCAGGAGTGCATCACCACGACCGACGGTTCCCGCTACAAGATCGCAGCGGCCAACGATGACGCCGGTCGAGGCCTGACGATCCACCGTCTGATCCTCGACGAGATCAGGCAGCAGAAGACGTGGCATACCTGGTCGGCCGCGGTGAAGGCCATGACCGCCGTCGCCGACGCCCAGGCGTGGTGCATCTCGAACGCCGGGTCGGATGACTCGGTGGTGCTCAACTCTCTTCGCGCGTCGGCGCTCTCACAGGAGCCGGACGCCGAGGATCCAATCGGACTGTTCGAGTGGTCGGCCCCGGACGGCTGTGCGATCGACGACCCAGAGGCGTGGGTCCAGGCGAATCCGAGCCTCGGCCTGATCGTCACCGAGGCTGCGATCCGCTCGGCGCTGGTCACCGACCCGGAGCCGGTATTCAGAGTTGAAGTGCTCTGTCAGCGCGTCCGTTCGATGAGCCCCGTCGTCGCGGCCGAGTCGTGGAACCGGTGCTTCGAGCCGGGCGACCTGGACTCGCTGCGGTCTCGGGTGGCGCTGTGCTTCGACGTCTCGCTCGACGGCCAGCACGCCACCCTCGTTGCGGCGGCAGTGCAGGACGACGGCCGGGTGCGCGTCGAGCCGGTCACCTCCTGGTCCGGGCCGACGTGCGTGACCGACCTCGAGCGGGACCTGCCCAGCGCGGTGGCACGGATCAAGCCGCGGGCGCTGGGCTGGCTGCCGTCGGGTCCGGCCGCTGCGGTTGCCGCGTCGATGGCGAAGCGGTTCGGCTGGCCACCCCGCGGGGTGAAGGTCGAAGAGATCCGCGGCGACCTGCCGGCTGCGTGCATGGGGCTGGCGAAGGAGATCGAGGCGGGGACTCTGGTCCACTCCGCTGACCCGCTGCTCACGGCTCATGTAACGACGTCGGAACGCAAGGCACAGGGCGACCGATGGGTGTTCACCCGCAAGGGCGCAGGCCATTGTGACGCTGCGTATTCGACTGCCGGGGCTGTTCACCTGGCCCGCCATATGCCCGCCAAGCGACGTGCTTCCGGCGTCATCGCCGTCCCCGCCTGA
- a CDS encoding phage portal protein, translated as MAGFWHRTAVYWGLSEPREEMSDAPAEEFSASPVDAHIAAQVAAVQSGPAAYSAPVTREFALNVPAVLRGRNIICAIATLPLQHYLAAENKVVRSPLLEQIDPDVTNLVTLAQTVEDLIFDALSWWQVLAFDAQGFPVSARHLEPGRVSLDPPHARAAQSLPSGVDVRSVVWVDGKAVPKSSMIRFDSPNPPLLVAGRRAIRRAALLDTTAAMFAEHPRPLEYYTPQDDADPDLDEVRQTLLDIKMARQTGAIAYIGAGLERHEAGSTSPADLQLVQLQARASLDIANALGLDPEDLGVSTTSRSYANITDRRRDRINDTLAPYMLAITSRLSMNDVTRRGYAARFDLSDYLKADPATRASVQAIYLDKGVVDPAEVRADEGLPPREIEPPAALEPPAAPAEPPAAAAASRRDVIPMHRDRDLPIAATFSAALAPEADPTAAPGRVTFNVPAARAGFKVDLEKRTIVGLAVPYGEVTSDWRAIQFRAGSIARMGSPEPVLLSHDGMPVGVVSSTTDADGGMSASLRISKTSTGDDALVLADDGAITGLSVGVDVHKYELDTDTDVMTVTEATLREISLTPFPAFDSARITKVQMTQQQEGSPAMKCTICGHEHAAGTPCTVTASVTTPQAPAPAPAEPSTTQVFTAPPVNVTVQMPETFAADVATALGEARAFVDPDRRPTGAAFVSEPLPYRFGGAPAEHDFSTDVFAAARSRDPEAQTRLNKFMEAWSSQAFAVATTDVDELNPTRQRPDLWVDQKDYVTPIWDSVVKGTIPDATPFALPKFNSASGLVADHTQGSEPTYGSYTTTGQTITPAPISGGVEINREVMDQGGNPQISVILWNQIQRNYREALESKIAATLNGLSAGLTTITITTAAADSALVSAVRSAFGALQFVRGGFRFRDLKVQVDLYTALLNAKDTQNRPFFAARGQMNTDGSADSLWAALDVNGLMAVPAWALGATSANSSKSWLYDRNDVHGWATRRSAWTSSTRSRAS; from the coding sequence ATGGCCGGTTTCTGGCACCGCACCGCCGTCTACTGGGGTCTGAGCGAGCCGCGCGAGGAGATGTCCGACGCGCCCGCCGAGGAGTTCTCGGCGTCCCCGGTCGATGCGCATATCGCTGCCCAGGTGGCGGCGGTGCAGTCCGGGCCTGCGGCGTACAGCGCGCCGGTGACGCGAGAGTTCGCGCTCAACGTCCCGGCGGTGTTGCGTGGCCGGAACATCATCTGTGCGATCGCGACGCTGCCGCTGCAGCACTACCTGGCGGCCGAGAACAAGGTCGTGCGCTCGCCACTGCTGGAGCAGATCGACCCGGATGTCACGAACCTGGTGACGCTGGCGCAGACGGTCGAAGATCTGATCTTCGACGCGCTGTCGTGGTGGCAGGTGCTGGCGTTCGATGCGCAGGGGTTCCCCGTCTCGGCGCGTCACCTCGAGCCCGGCCGGGTGAGTCTGGACCCACCGCATGCCCGGGCTGCGCAGTCTCTGCCGTCCGGTGTGGACGTCCGCTCGGTGGTGTGGGTGGACGGCAAGGCGGTGCCCAAGTCGTCGATGATCCGGTTCGACTCCCCGAACCCTCCACTTCTGGTGGCCGGCCGTCGGGCGATCCGGCGTGCTGCACTGCTGGACACGACGGCGGCCATGTTCGCGGAGCACCCCCGCCCGCTGGAGTACTACACCCCGCAGGACGACGCTGATCCTGACCTGGACGAGGTCCGTCAGACGCTGCTCGATATCAAGATGGCGCGGCAGACCGGGGCCATCGCCTACATCGGTGCGGGGCTGGAGCGGCACGAGGCCGGTTCTACGTCGCCGGCTGACCTGCAGCTGGTGCAGCTGCAGGCCCGCGCCAGCCTCGACATCGCGAACGCTCTGGGTCTGGACCCCGAGGATCTGGGCGTCAGCACGACGTCGCGCAGCTACGCCAACATCACCGACCGTAGGCGCGACCGGATCAACGACACCTTGGCCCCGTACATGCTGGCCATCACCTCGCGGCTGTCGATGAACGACGTGACGCGCCGTGGGTACGCGGCCCGGTTCGACCTGTCGGACTACCTCAAGGCGGACCCGGCCACCCGCGCTTCGGTGCAGGCGATCTATCTGGACAAGGGCGTGGTCGACCCGGCCGAGGTCCGCGCCGACGAGGGGTTGCCGCCCCGCGAGATCGAGCCGCCGGCCGCCCTCGAGCCCCCGGCTGCGCCAGCCGAACCCCCCGCCGCTGCCGCGGCCAGTCGAAGGGACGTTATCCCGATGCACCGCGACCGCGACCTGCCCATCGCCGCCACGTTCAGCGCGGCCCTCGCGCCCGAGGCCGACCCCACCGCCGCGCCGGGACGGGTGACCTTCAACGTCCCTGCGGCCCGGGCCGGGTTCAAGGTCGACCTGGAGAAGCGGACCATCGTCGGCCTGGCCGTGCCCTACGGCGAGGTGACGAGCGACTGGCGCGCCATCCAGTTCCGGGCGGGGTCGATCGCGCGAATGGGTTCCCCTGAGCCGGTGCTGTTGTCGCACGACGGGATGCCGGTCGGTGTCGTGTCCTCGACGACCGACGCGGATGGCGGCATGTCGGCGTCGCTGCGGATCTCGAAGACATCAACCGGTGACGACGCCCTGGTCCTCGCTGACGACGGCGCGATCACGGGCCTGTCGGTCGGCGTCGACGTGCACAAGTACGAGCTGGACACGGACACCGACGTCATGACCGTGACCGAGGCGACGCTCCGTGAGATCAGCCTCACCCCGTTCCCCGCGTTCGATTCGGCGCGGATCACCAAGGTCCAGATGACCCAGCAGCAGGAAGGAAGTCCCGCGATGAAGTGCACGATCTGCGGCCACGAACACGCGGCGGGCACGCCGTGCACCGTCACGGCCTCTGTCACCACCCCGCAGGCCCCGGCGCCCGCCCCGGCCGAGCCGAGCACCACGCAGGTGTTCACCGCCCCCCCGGTCAACGTCACGGTGCAGATGCCCGAGACCTTCGCCGCCGATGTGGCCACCGCCCTGGGCGAGGCCCGGGCGTTCGTCGACCCCGACCGCCGGCCGACCGGCGCCGCGTTCGTCAGTGAGCCCCTGCCGTACCGGTTCGGTGGCGCCCCCGCCGAGCATGACTTCTCCACCGACGTGTTCGCGGCTGCCCGCAGCCGTGACCCGGAGGCTCAGACCCGCCTCAACAAGTTCATGGAGGCATGGTCCAGCCAGGCGTTCGCGGTGGCGACCACCGACGTGGACGAGCTGAACCCGACCCGGCAGCGCCCGGATCTGTGGGTGGATCAGAAGGACTACGTGACCCCGATCTGGGACAGCGTCGTCAAGGGCACCATCCCCGACGCAACTCCGTTCGCGCTGCCGAAGTTCAACAGCGCCTCGGGCCTGGTCGCCGACCACACGCAGGGCAGCGAGCCCACCTACGGGTCGTACACCACGACCGGGCAGACCATCACCCCGGCGCCGATCTCGGGCGGCGTGGAGATCAACCGCGAGGTCATGGATCAGGGCGGCAACCCGCAGATCAGCGTGATCCTGTGGAATCAGATCCAGCGGAACTACCGTGAGGCGCTGGAGTCGAAGATCGCTGCGACCCTGAACGGGTTGTCGGCGGGCCTGACCACCATCACCATCACGACCGCGGCGGCTGACTCGGCCCTGGTGTCGGCGGTGCGTTCGGCGTTCGGCGCCCTGCAGTTCGTCCGGGGCGGGTTCCGCTTCCGCGACCTCAAGGTGCAGGTGGACCTGTACACCGCGCTGCTCAACGCGAAGGACACCCAGAACCGGCCGTTCTTCGCTGCCCGCGGGCAGATGAACACGGACGGCTCGGCTGACTCGCTGTGGGCCGCCCTGGACGTCAACGGGCTCATGGCCGTCCCGGCGTGGGCGCTCGGCGCGACCAGCGCGAACAGCTCGAAGAGCTGGCTGTACGACCGCAACGACGTGCACGGCTGGGCCACCCGCCGCAGCGCCTGGACTTCGAGTACCAGGTCAAGAGCGTCGTGA
- a CDS encoding HK97 gp10 family phage protein, with protein sequence MAISGGVRVEGLNQLTRNLLTLGLEIDDLKEAFGGIAAEAAQVAAGFAPKRTGRLAASVRGNRAKNKAVVMAGRASVVYAGPINYGWPARKIATSGFMQKADEVMAPKALQALEDAIDNKIKSKGLG encoded by the coding sequence ATGGCCATCTCCGGCGGTGTCCGCGTCGAGGGACTCAACCAGCTCACCAGGAACCTGCTGACGCTGGGCCTCGAGATCGACGACCTCAAGGAGGCATTCGGGGGGATCGCCGCCGAGGCCGCCCAGGTCGCCGCGGGGTTCGCGCCGAAACGCACCGGGCGCCTCGCGGCATCGGTGCGCGGGAACAGGGCGAAGAATAAAGCCGTGGTGATGGCCGGGCGGGCCAGCGTGGTCTACGCCGGCCCGATCAATTACGGCTGGCCGGCCCGGAAGATCGCGACGTCCGGGTTCATGCAGAAGGCCGACGAGGTCATGGCACCGAAGGCGCTGCAGGCGCTGGAGGACGCAATCGATAACAAGATCAAGTCGAAGGGGTTGGGATGA